One Fundidesulfovibrio soli DNA window includes the following coding sequences:
- a CDS encoding GAK system XXXCH domain-containing protein, translated as MDFSALKASMDETFQKILDLTQDGQMPDEKLANQFARLTTQLHMQADEAWAGEAEDFAHLANQLLQAVKKGKREDSIRLVDSLQDAQDYCHRTYKS; from the coding sequence ATGGATTTCAGCGCGTTGAAAGCCTCGATGGATGAGACCTTTCAGAAAATTCTGGATTTGACCCAGGACGGGCAGATGCCCGACGAAAAACTCGCCAATCAGTTCGCCCGCCTCACCACCCAGTTGCACATGCAGGCTGACGAAGCCTGGGCTGGTGAAGCTGAAGATTTCGCCCATCTTGCCAACCAACTGCTCCAGGCCGTGAAAAAGGGCAAACGCGAAGATTCTATCCGCCTTGTGGATTCCCTTCAGGACGCCCAGGACTACTGCCATCGGACCTACAAATCCTAG
- a CDS encoding bifunctional heptose 7-phosphate kinase/heptose 1-phosphate adenyltransferase — protein MAEIPGPPLIADPRALAAAVDRLAGVPVLVVGDVMLDHYLSGDAERISPEAPVPVVQVTGERHILGGAGNVVRNIAALGGRPELVSVVGADDPGRAIQDLLGREGVSCHLVAEKNRKTTIKTRVIVRNQQMVRVDREDTAPLAGQSLAALESILRDVAGSQGIVVVSDYGKGVVSETVMRVLRSLKEERGGGLTVLVDPKVVNTGLYTGVDLLTPNAKEAGEMAGIAAKGREGVIRAGLAIFKKLRCAQLCVTLGPDGMAVFTRPGSVLHVPTVARQVFDVTGAGDTVMAVLALALGAGMELPEASILANYAAGYVVGQVGTATVGPQELREALTTLRQPEVERWLEIQ, from the coding sequence ATGGCTGAGATTCCGGGCCCGCCGCTGATCGCTGACCCGCGGGCTCTCGCCGCGGCCGTGGACCGGCTGGCCGGGGTTCCGGTGCTGGTGGTGGGCGACGTCATGCTCGACCATTATCTTTCCGGCGATGCGGAGCGCATCTCGCCGGAAGCTCCCGTGCCCGTGGTGCAGGTCACCGGGGAGCGCCATATCCTGGGCGGGGCGGGCAACGTGGTGCGCAACATCGCGGCCCTGGGCGGCAGGCCCGAACTGGTGAGCGTTGTGGGGGCGGACGACCCCGGCCGCGCCATCCAGGATCTGTTGGGCCGCGAGGGGGTCTCCTGCCACCTGGTGGCCGAGAAGAACCGCAAGACCACCATCAAGACCCGCGTCATCGTGCGCAACCAGCAAATGGTGCGCGTGGACAGGGAGGACACCGCCCCCCTGGCCGGGCAGAGCCTGGCGGCACTGGAGTCCATCCTGCGGGATGTGGCGGGCTCCCAAGGCATTGTAGTGGTCTCGGACTACGGCAAGGGCGTGGTCAGCGAGACCGTGATGCGCGTGCTGCGCTCCCTCAAGGAGGAGCGCGGGGGTGGCCTCACCGTGCTGGTGGACCCGAAGGTGGTCAACACAGGGTTGTATACCGGGGTGGACTTGCTCACGCCCAACGCCAAGGAAGCAGGAGAAATGGCGGGAATAGCCGCCAAGGGCCGTGAAGGCGTGATTCGCGCCGGGCTCGCCATCTTCAAGAAGCTGCGCTGTGCCCAGCTCTGCGTTACGCTGGGCCCGGATGGGATGGCCGTGTTCACCCGGCCGGGTTCGGTGCTGCACGTGCCCACCGTGGCGCGCCAGGTCTTCGACGTGACCGGCGCTGGCGACACGGTCATGGCGGTGCTTGCCCTGGCCCTGGGTGCCGGCATGGAGCTGCCGGAGGCGAGCATTCTGGCCAATTACGCGGCCGGTTACGTGGTGGGGCAGGTGGGCACGGCAACCGTGGGGCCGCAGGAACTTCGCGAGGCGCTCACGACGCTTCGCCAGCCTGAAGTGGAGCGGTGGCTGGAAATACAATGA
- a CDS encoding STAS domain-containing protein yields MSDEQQTPWTATADPATGSARIEGEMDFTNSLAVRDWLKDFCSKTTGELKLDLEGLRYIDSSGLAILIEIRKFLVARQRSVRILKVSSQVSKLFSLTQIGELFGI; encoded by the coding sequence ATGTCCGATGAACAACAGACGCCCTGGACAGCCACGGCCGACCCCGCGACAGGTTCGGCACGCATTGAAGGCGAGATGGATTTCACCAATTCCCTTGCCGTGCGGGACTGGCTGAAGGATTTCTGCTCCAAGACCACCGGTGAGCTGAAACTGGACCTGGAGGGCCTGCGCTACATCGACAGCTCCGGGCTGGCCATCCTCATCGAGATACGCAAGTTCCTGGTCGCCCGGCAGCGCAGCGTACGCATCCTCAAGGTGTCCTCCCAGGTGAGCAAGCTCTTTTCCCTGACCCAGATCGGCGAACTCTTCGGGATATAG
- a CDS encoding MlaE family ABC transporter permease has product MTSDFEKFIWLVNRLLGCLRRPFTGKPYMRWQTWRHFSWIGADSLPIVSIIASCTGIILALQSAAQLEKVGALSYVANLVGISIVMELGPLLTALILAGRAGAAFTAEIATMKISEEIDALEVMGLDSVRYLVWPKCVAMFLMMPLLTLWADFTGIMAGGLFSTFVLGLSGPGYYEQTASFISMRNLFSGLIKSFAFGQAITLIGCWQGFLAREGALDVGTRTTRSVVQSIFLIVLLDLFFTALTYMVT; this is encoded by the coding sequence ATGACGAGCGATTTCGAAAAGTTTATCTGGCTCGTCAACCGTCTCCTGGGCTGCCTGCGCCGTCCTTTCACGGGCAAGCCCTACATGCGCTGGCAGACCTGGCGTCATTTCTCCTGGATCGGCGCCGACTCCCTCCCCATCGTCAGCATCATCGCATCCTGCACCGGCATCATCCTGGCCCTGCAATCCGCAGCGCAACTCGAGAAGGTGGGCGCGCTCTCATACGTGGCCAATTTGGTGGGCATCAGCATCGTCATGGAGCTGGGACCGCTGCTCACGGCGCTCATCCTGGCGGGCAGGGCGGGGGCTGCCTTTACGGCCGAGATCGCCACCATGAAGATCTCGGAGGAGATCGACGCGCTGGAGGTCATGGGGCTGGACAGCGTGCGCTATCTGGTCTGGCCCAAATGCGTGGCCATGTTCCTGATGATGCCCCTGCTCACGCTCTGGGCCGACTTCACCGGCATCATGGCGGGCGGGCTGTTCTCCACCTTTGTCCTGGGGCTCTCAGGCCCGGGCTACTACGAACAGACCGCGAGCTTCATCAGCATGCGCAACTTGTTTTCAGGCCTGATCAAGAGTTTCGCTTTCGGCCAGGCTATCACGCTCATCGGCTGCTGGCAGGGGTTTCTGGCCCGCGAGGGGGCGCTGGACGTCGGCACAAGGACCACGCGCTCCGTGGTGCAGTCCATCTTCCTGATCGTCCTGCTGGACCTGTTCTTCACCGCGCTGACCTACATGGTTACCTGA
- a CDS encoding ABC transporter ATP-binding protein, translating to MDEDWLTGHGAPDVTLEGVSAGYNGRMILQDINTVLPQGRISVILGGSGGGKSTLLKTILGLLPPTEGRVLIGGQDLYGPEGASLRDIRRRMGVLFQDGALLGSLPLDENVALPLREHTSLDEETIETVVALKLRLVGLEPFAGYFPAELSGGMRKRAGLARALAMDPRILLCDEPTSGLDPITAADLDQMILELKEAFNMTVVVVSHDLQSVFRIADNVVMLNKGRTVFQGGVQALRDSTDPFLRQFLDRQPSKRLPAQEKQ from the coding sequence ATGGATGAAGACTGGCTGACAGGACACGGTGCCCCGGACGTCACCCTGGAGGGGGTCAGCGCGGGCTACAACGGCAGGATGATATTGCAGGATATCAACACGGTGCTGCCCCAGGGGCGTATTTCCGTCATCCTGGGCGGGTCCGGGGGCGGCAAGTCCACGCTGCTCAAGACGATTCTGGGCCTGTTGCCCCCAACGGAAGGGCGCGTGCTCATAGGCGGGCAGGATCTCTACGGCCCGGAGGGGGCCTCCCTGCGGGACATCCGCCGCCGGATGGGCGTGCTGTTCCAGGACGGGGCCTTGCTCGGCTCGCTGCCGCTCGACGAGAACGTGGCCCTGCCCCTGCGCGAGCATACGTCCCTGGACGAGGAGACCATCGAGACGGTGGTCGCGCTCAAGCTGCGGCTGGTGGGGCTGGAGCCCTTCGCGGGGTATTTTCCCGCGGAGCTTTCGGGCGGAATGCGCAAGCGGGCGGGGCTGGCCAGGGCCTTGGCCATGGACCCGCGCATCCTGCTGTGCGACGAGCCGACATCCGGGCTGGACCCCATCACGGCGGCCGACCTGGACCAGATGATCCTTGAGCTCAAGGAGGCCTTCAACATGACCGTGGTCGTGGTTTCCCACGATCTGCAGAGCGTGTTCCGCATCGCGGACAACGTCGTCATGCTCAACAAGGGCCGCACCGTGTTCCAGGGCGGCGTCCAGGCCCTGCGCGACAGCACGGACCCGTTCCTCAGGCAGTTTCTCGACCGTCAGCCATCCAAGCGCCTGCCGGCGCAGGAAAAACAATAG
- a CDS encoding ABC-type transport auxiliary lipoprotein family protein: MKRHPMMWLVLLAALSGCMGKPGPAEQYLRVLGHEPECAKAGAQPTAQGKHTPVLAIRSFKTLDALDRQGVMVAEGKVMQASQRWYWEAAPGKLVEQSVVRAACGEGLSPAWPVRSTTEASLWLTGLVSDFSVHAREMSVVLIVECQLWDSSGGAVLGSGTFKARAPLPVLDAGAVADAGEKALADVAAQIARWARQSLPTVAALGGGPKAGK, translated from the coding sequence ATGAAGCGCCATCCGATGATGTGGCTCGTGCTGCTGGCTGCCCTGAGCGGATGCATGGGCAAGCCCGGCCCGGCGGAGCAGTATCTGCGCGTGCTGGGGCATGAACCCGAGTGCGCCAAGGCGGGGGCGCAGCCCACGGCGCAAGGGAAGCACACGCCGGTGCTGGCGATACGTTCCTTCAAGACCCTGGACGCGCTGGACAGGCAGGGCGTGATGGTGGCCGAGGGCAAGGTCATGCAGGCCAGCCAGCGCTGGTACTGGGAGGCTGCCCCCGGCAAGCTGGTGGAGCAGTCCGTGGTGCGAGCCGCCTGTGGAGAGGGCCTCTCGCCCGCGTGGCCGGTACGTTCGACAACTGAGGCCAGCCTGTGGCTCACTGGTCTGGTGAGCGATTTTTCGGTGCATGCCAGGGAAATGAGCGTGGTCCTGATTGTGGAGTGCCAGCTCTGGGACTCATCCGGCGGGGCGGTGCTGGGCAGCGGAACCTTCAAGGCGCGAGCTCCCTTGCCGGTGTTGGACGCCGGGGCCGTGGCCGACGCCGGTGAAAAAGCCCTGGCCGACGTGGCGGCCCAGATCGCCCGGTGGGCGCGGCAGTCGCTGCCCACGGTTGCTGCCCTGGGGGGCGGCCCCAAGGCGGGCAAGTGA
- a CDS encoding DnaJ family domain-containing protein, whose protein sequence is MFKAIAMVAEERIRTAMERGEFDNLSCAGQPLDLDDDAHVPPELRMAYRLLKNGGYLDDDARLEREISDVESLMPRDGAERTKLRQMRKLQVIESRFQDRAGRCLRVKDDDPYYEQVVDAVSVNIPKERP, encoded by the coding sequence ATGTTCAAGGCCATCGCGATGGTTGCGGAGGAGCGCATCCGCACGGCCATGGAGCGGGGGGAGTTCGACAACCTCAGCTGCGCGGGCCAACCCCTGGACCTCGACGATGACGCCCACGTGCCGCCTGAGCTGCGCATGGCTTACCGCCTGCTCAAGAACGGCGGCTACCTGGACGACGACGCGCGCCTCGAGCGCGAGATCAGTGACGTGGAGTCGCTGATGCCTAGGGATGGCGCGGAGCGGACCAAATTGCGCCAGATGCGCAAACTGCAGGTTATCGAATCCAGGTTCCAGGACCGTGCGGGCCGCTGCCTGCGCGTAAAAGATGACGATCCGTATTACGAGCAGGTCGTGGACGCCGTCAGCGTGAACATACCCAAGGAGCGGCCATGA
- a CDS encoding lysozyme inhibitor LprI family protein: MDLRLGILVGSLLAWGLLSSGHAPAWAQNCDNPATDQDMAECAGLRLRAAERDMAVLLDRLEQSEDKELVEALRGAQQAWTAWREAEGRLASVGARDPVLKLYARKKQEAQMTEDRVKDLKSLAE; this comes from the coding sequence ATGGACTTGCGCCTGGGTATTTTAGTCGGCTCCCTGCTGGCCTGGGGTCTGTTGTCGTCAGGTCACGCCCCGGCCTGGGCGCAGAACTGCGACAACCCGGCCACTGACCAGGACATGGCCGAGTGCGCCGGGTTGCGTCTGCGCGCCGCCGAGCGCGATATGGCCGTTTTGTTGGACAGGCTGGAGCAGTCCGAGGACAAGGAGCTGGTGGAGGCCCTGCGCGGCGCTCAGCAGGCCTGGACGGCCTGGAGGGAGGCCGAAGGGAGATTGGCTTCGGTGGGGGCCAGGGACCCCGTGCTCAAGCTCTACGCGCGCAAGAAGCAGGAAGCCCAGATGACGGAAGACCGCGTGAAGGACCTCAAGAGCCTGGCCGAATGA
- a CDS encoding transcription antitermination factor NusB translates to MPAEQILPPSRMAALASLERILPVGGGSGQDLQAGLDATLRSLSPDPRDKALATELVYGYLRYKGRMEHLAAKHLSKPERTHPLIMRVLGVAIYELLFLDGIPPHATLSWAVNAVKARLGQTQANLANAVLRRIQALGPDAMKREYYVTDANRNTQSLAAWYSLPEWLVKLWMDDYGHKRAEELMQAQLLPPLTGLRVNAAKPDAREFYAKIEGTYEWAAGAFPFFAALPSSLSAADPGLLEAEAQGRLSRQTVSAGYLLAKLGAPAWKGPVWDCCAGRGGKTTALLEAGHEVVWASDSNMRRLRGLDREILRLGLNKPLVFLADASRPPLRSKPGTVLVDAPCSGLGVLSRRPDSKWKRTLADVRNLAKVQRTILEQLSQFLPSGADLVYATCTMTKGENEAQAAFLEKAGWERIGSAEPQPGLPLREAMWGCSFRKR, encoded by the coding sequence ATGCCCGCCGAACAGATTCTTCCCCCCTCCAGGATGGCCGCGCTGGCCTCCCTGGAGCGCATCCTTCCCGTTGGCGGCGGCTCCGGCCAGGACCTTCAGGCCGGCCTGGACGCCACCCTCCGCTCGCTCTCACCCGACCCCAGGGACAAGGCCCTGGCAACGGAGCTGGTCTACGGCTACCTGCGCTACAAGGGCCGCATGGAGCACCTGGCGGCCAAACACCTCTCCAAGCCCGAGCGCACGCACCCGCTCATCATGCGGGTGCTCGGCGTGGCCATCTACGAGCTGCTCTTCCTGGACGGCATCCCGCCCCACGCCACGCTCTCCTGGGCCGTGAACGCGGTGAAGGCCCGTCTGGGCCAGACCCAGGCCAACCTGGCCAACGCCGTGCTGCGCCGCATCCAGGCCCTTGGCCCCGACGCCATGAAACGCGAGTACTACGTTACGGACGCCAATCGTAATACGCAGTCCTTGGCGGCCTGGTACTCCTTGCCGGAATGGCTGGTGAAGCTCTGGATGGACGATTACGGTCACAAGCGGGCCGAGGAGCTCATGCAGGCCCAGCTGCTGCCGCCGCTGACCGGGCTGCGCGTCAACGCAGCCAAGCCCGACGCGCGCGAATTCTACGCCAAGATCGAAGGGACCTACGAGTGGGCCGCCGGTGCCTTCCCCTTCTTCGCGGCCCTGCCCTCCTCCCTTTCCGCAGCCGACCCCGGGCTGCTTGAGGCCGAGGCCCAGGGCAGGCTCTCGCGCCAGACTGTTTCCGCGGGTTATCTGCTGGCCAAGCTTGGCGCCCCCGCCTGGAAGGGGCCGGTTTGGGATTGCTGCGCGGGTCGCGGCGGCAAGACCACCGCGCTTCTTGAAGCGGGACATGAAGTCGTGTGGGCGTCCGATTCCAACATGCGCAGGCTGCGCGGGCTGGACAGGGAAATCCTCAGGTTGGGCTTGAACAAACCGTTGGTGTTCCTGGCCGACGCCTCCAGGCCGCCGCTGCGCTCCAAGCCCGGCACCGTGCTTGTGGACGCGCCTTGCAGCGGGCTCGGCGTGCTGAGCCGCAGGCCCGACTCCAAATGGAAGCGCACCCTGGCCGACGTGCGCAACCTGGCCAAGGTGCAGCGCACCATCCTGGAGCAGCTCTCCCAGTTCCTGCCTTCCGGCGCGGACCTGGTCTACGCCACCTGCACCATGACCAAGGGCGAGAACGAGGCCCAGGCCGCATTTCTGGAGAAGGCGGGGTGGGAGCGGATCGGCTCGGCCGAGCCGCAGCCCGGGCTGCCGCTGCGCGAGGCCATGTGGGGATGTTCGTTCAGGAAACGCTAG
- a CDS encoding ParB/RepB/Spo0J family partition protein: MAGAKGLGRGLDVLLKGMAVDRDHPEVTVLKLEDIVPNPRQPRLEFDPQALKDLASSIKEQGVLQPILVRPLKGAAHGYELVAGERRLRASKLAELTEIPAIVREVSEEQSLALALIENLQRENLNALEEAKGLDQLLNAFGLSQEALAQRVGKSRSAVANSLRLLQLPQAIQDSLFQDGISAGHARALLSITDPAVQEALWSRIVERGLSVRETEDMAAHWKQHGVLPDVLPGPVEPKPRGAARKRPALPEELAGIQGRLQEKFKPKVKISGDQGRGKITFSYASPQELQALLDEWGLADG, from the coding sequence ATGGCCGGAGCGAAAGGGTTGGGACGCGGGCTCGACGTCCTGCTCAAGGGCATGGCGGTGGATCGGGATCATCCTGAAGTGACGGTGCTCAAACTGGAGGACATCGTCCCCAACCCGCGCCAGCCCAGGCTCGAATTCGATCCCCAGGCCTTGAAGGATTTGGCCAGCTCCATCAAGGAGCAGGGCGTGCTCCAGCCCATCCTGGTGCGCCCGCTCAAGGGCGCTGCCCACGGCTACGAACTGGTGGCGGGCGAACGCAGGCTGCGCGCCAGCAAACTGGCCGAGCTGACCGAGATTCCCGCCATCGTGCGGGAGGTCAGCGAGGAGCAGAGCCTGGCCCTGGCCCTCATCGAGAACCTGCAGCGCGAAAACCTCAACGCCCTGGAAGAGGCCAAAGGCCTGGACCAGCTGCTCAACGCCTTCGGCCTGAGCCAGGAGGCCCTGGCCCAGCGCGTGGGCAAGAGCCGTTCGGCCGTGGCCAACAGCCTGCGCCTCCTGCAGCTGCCGCAGGCCATCCAGGACAGCCTCTTCCAGGACGGCATCAGCGCCGGCCATGCCCGGGCGCTGCTCTCCATCACGGACCCCGCCGTGCAGGAGGCCCTGTGGAGCCGCATCGTGGAGCGGGGCCTCTCGGTGCGCGAAACCGAGGACATGGCCGCCCACTGGAAACAGCACGGCGTGCTCCCCGACGTGCTGCCCGGCCCTGTTGAGCCCAAACCCCGGGGCGCCGCCAGGAAGCGTCCGGCCCTGCCGGAGGAGCTGGCGGGCATCCAGGGCCGCCTGCAGGAAAAATTCAAGCCCAAGGTGAAGATCAGCGGAGACCAGGGGCGCGGCAAGATCACCTTCAGCTACGCCTCCCCGCAGGAACTCCAGGCGCTGCTTGACGAGTGGGGGCTTGCCGATGGCTGA
- a CDS encoding MlaD family protein: MFSKTAHGRNTAKAFAAIALCLAILGAFSVVLGGFRFWEKLEIYNLRFRSVKDLSAGRPVKYGGLDVGRILSIGVDPEDPRLIRVVIGLSSPVPIREGVVARIAQKGLVGDYYVFLDPQGTLGEVQPPGSFIKTMETVDVAQLAGMAGEILSELRPRLERIAAHMEDVLSSENTANIKELMEKAPKLVEELNRTAMQVRNDFSTFATSGKGTAEQATKALKTFDDTLRSIQVEVDKTLVSMRGEIHAVGALTSTVHKAVAHDQAQLEDILANIERMSEDVKQLASRLRERPWELLQKPQEVRK, translated from the coding sequence GTGTTCTCCAAGACAGCTCACGGCCGGAACACGGCCAAGGCCTTCGCCGCCATCGCCCTGTGCCTCGCGATCCTGGGGGCCTTCAGCGTCGTTCTCGGCGGCTTCCGCTTCTGGGAAAAGCTCGAAATCTACAACTTGCGCTTCCGCAGCGTGAAGGACCTCTCCGCGGGCAGGCCCGTGAAGTACGGCGGCCTGGATGTGGGGCGAATCCTCTCCATCGGGGTGGACCCGGAAGACCCGCGCCTGATCCGCGTGGTCATCGGCCTGAGCTCGCCGGTGCCGATCCGTGAGGGCGTGGTGGCCAGGATCGCCCAGAAGGGATTGGTGGGCGATTATTACGTGTTCCTAGACCCGCAGGGCACCCTGGGCGAGGTGCAGCCCCCAGGATCCTTCATCAAGACCATGGAGACGGTGGACGTGGCCCAACTGGCGGGCATGGCGGGGGAGATACTCTCCGAACTCAGGCCCCGTCTGGAGCGCATCGCGGCGCACATGGAAGACGTCCTCAGCAGCGAAAATACAGCCAATATCAAGGAATTAATGGAGAAAGCGCCGAAGCTCGTGGAGGAGCTCAACCGCACGGCCATGCAGGTGCGCAACGATTTCAGCACCTTCGCCACCAGCGGAAAGGGCACGGCGGAGCAGGCTACCAAGGCCCTGAAAACATTCGATGATACGTTGCGATCCATCCAGGTGGAGGTCGACAAGACCCTCGTCAGCATGCGCGGGGAGATCCACGCCGTGGGGGCTTTGACCAGTACCGTGCACAAGGCCGTGGCGCACGATCAGGCCCAGCTGGAGGATATCCTGGCCAATATCGAGCGGATGAGCGAAGACGTGAAGCAACTGGCATCCCGTCTGCGGGAGAGGCCCTGGGAGCTTTTGCAGAAGCCGCAGGAGGTGAGGAAATGA
- a CDS encoding ParA family protein has protein sequence MARCIVIANQKGGVGKTTTAVNLAAALAVMEKKTLLIDCDPQGNASSGLGIYPDDFTENLYSVLYEPSKAREAVYETSFPYLHVLPSTSDLVAADIELVDKPGREIFLRNLVGELGSDYEFILLDCPPSLGLVTLNALCAAGELLVPLQCEYYALEGVAQLLKTFELVRKRFNTGLQLLGVVMTMYDGRNKLNRHVKREIWKCFPKHHFETLIPRNVRVSEAPSYGMSVIGYDVKSKGAEAYLALAKEVLCRVPA, from the coding sequence ATGGCCCGATGCATTGTGATCGCCAACCAGAAGGGTGGGGTGGGTAAGACCACTACGGCCGTCAATCTGGCCGCGGCCCTGGCGGTGATGGAAAAAAAAACCCTGCTGATCGACTGCGATCCGCAGGGTAACGCTTCCAGCGGTCTGGGCATCTACCCGGACGACTTCACCGAGAACCTCTATTCCGTCCTGTACGAGCCGTCCAAGGCAAGGGAAGCGGTCTACGAGACCTCCTTCCCCTATCTGCACGTGCTGCCATCCACCTCCGATCTTGTGGCGGCCGACATCGAGCTGGTGGACAAGCCCGGCCGAGAAATCTTCCTGCGCAACCTCGTGGGGGAGCTGGGCTCGGACTACGAGTTCATCCTGCTCGATTGCCCCCCGTCCCTGGGACTTGTGACGCTCAACGCCCTGTGCGCCGCAGGCGAGCTCCTGGTGCCCCTGCAGTGCGAGTACTACGCACTGGAAGGCGTGGCCCAGCTGCTCAAAACCTTCGAGCTGGTGCGCAAGCGCTTCAACACGGGGTTGCAGCTCCTGGGCGTGGTCATGACCATGTACGACGGGCGCAACAAGCTCAATCGGCACGTGAAGCGCGAAATCTGGAAGTGCTTCCCCAAGCACCACTTCGAGACGCTCATCCCGCGCAACGTGCGCGTGTCGGAAGCCCCGAGCTACGGCATGTCCGTCATCGGCTACGACGTGAAGTCCAAGGGTGCGGAGGCCTATCTGGCCCTGGCCAAGGAAGTGTTGTGCAGGGTCCCCGCCTGA